A portion of the Hoylesella buccalis ATCC 35310 genome contains these proteins:
- the atpF gene encoding F0F1 ATP synthase subunit B encodes MSLITPDFGLFFWMAIVFIIVLAILWKWGFPSIVNMVNSRKEFIDDSLRKAHEANERLANIQKEGEAMLQNAREKQAQILKDAADTRDAIVVKAQEKATNEGSRLLNEAKAEIEAEKQNAIRDIRTQVAEISVQVAEKIVREKLSSDESQMELINKLLNDISVGKNNE; translated from the coding sequence ATGTCATTAATAACTCCTGATTTTGGATTGTTTTTCTGGATGGCCATCGTCTTTATCATTGTATTGGCCATCTTATGGAAATGGGGCTTTCCATCAATTGTCAATATGGTGAATAGCCGAAAGGAATTCATTGACGACAGCTTGAGAAAGGCTCATGAGGCCAATGAAAGACTTGCAAACATACAGAAAGAGGGGGAAGCCATGCTCCAAAATGCGAGAGAAAAGCAGGCACAAATATTGAAAGATGCGGCGGATACTCGCGATGCGATTGTTGTGAAAGCTCAGGAGAAAGCTACAAATGAAGGTTCCAGATTGCTCAATGAGGCAAAAGCTGAAATAGAAGCAGAAAAGCAGAATGCCATTCGAGACATTCGCACACAGGTAGCTGAGATTTCCGTTCAGGTAGCAGAAAAGATTGTTCGCGAGAAACTTTCTTCAGATGAGAGTCAAATGGAGTTAATCAACAAACTGCTGAATGACATTTCTGTTGGTAAAAATAACGAGTAA
- the atpC gene encoding ATP synthase F1 subunit epsilon produces the protein MLHLRIVSPEKVVFDGEVESVLVPGTLGSFEILTDHAPIISSLEEGVVEYKTHQQKQKIDILGGFVQVKQNDVSLCVEV, from the coding sequence ATGTTACATCTAAGAATAGTTTCTCCTGAAAAGGTGGTGTTTGATGGCGAGGTGGAAAGCGTACTGGTGCCTGGAACATTAGGAAGCTTTGAGATCTTAACAGATCATGCTCCCATTATTTCTTCTCTGGAAGAAGGAGTGGTGGAATATAAAACACATCAGCAAAAGCAGAAAATCGATATTCTGGGTGGCTTTGTTCAGGTGAAGCAGAACGACGTTTCACTTTGTGTAGAAGTATAA
- a CDS encoding SLC13 family permease, whose product MTPIIVSILAVCLLLIATESKTNVNKAAVAIFAGTVGWVLYVGYGTDFVMSRHATDYVSFLDGAESTGILVKEFIARHVFLKHVGHASEIVLFLLATMTIVEILNNNGCFDFISQLLKTRSSKKILWRLAIVTFIISANLDNLTTTVMMLTIMHKIIPSRRYRMIYGSAIVLAANCGGALTVIGDPMGLVLWSQGAVTPTNYSLSLLVPCLIAWALPTYWVGRMLPERMQTEWIVMPYRGDDTNLNVRQRLLMLFIGIGGLWFIPSFSNITRLSPFLGALCVLSVLWVVNELFNHRLMNEEQMIQRRTPRVLQYGVLQMMLFVMGIMLAVGVLQETGFLQRFTLLLDQGVQNVWMLGAVSALVSTILDNFATGMGMLSLHAVENVHASATLSAFAQDGEYWKIVGYTSAVAGNILAIGSMSGLALIKAERIRVVWYLRNIGWKALVGTMLGYLALYIFV is encoded by the coding sequence ATGACACCCATCATTGTCAGTATTTTAGCAGTCTGCCTTCTCTTGATAGCCACAGAAAGCAAGACGAACGTCAATAAAGCTGCTGTTGCCATCTTTGCAGGAACAGTAGGATGGGTTTTGTATGTCGGTTACGGTACTGATTTTGTGATGAGCCGACACGCTACCGACTATGTTAGCTTCTTGGACGGAGCAGAGTCTACAGGAATACTCGTCAAAGAGTTTATTGCCCGCCACGTGTTTCTTAAGCATGTGGGTCATGCCTCCGAGATCGTTCTCTTCTTGTTGGCTACGATGACCATCGTGGAGATTTTGAACAATAATGGCTGTTTCGATTTTATCAGTCAACTATTGAAGACGCGCAGTAGCAAGAAAATATTATGGCGGCTGGCCATTGTGACGTTTATCATCTCGGCCAATCTCGACAACCTCACTACTACGGTCATGATGCTCACCATCATGCACAAGATTATTCCAAGCAGGCGATACCGCATGATTTATGGTTCGGCCATCGTCTTGGCTGCCAATTGTGGGGGAGCATTAACGGTTATCGGCGATCCCATGGGACTGGTTTTGTGGAGTCAAGGAGCCGTTACGCCAACCAACTATTCGCTGTCGCTACTCGTCCCATGCCTCATTGCATGGGCACTGCCAACTTATTGGGTGGGGCGGATGTTGCCCGAGCGGATGCAGACCGAGTGGATTGTGATGCCCTATCGTGGCGATGATACCAATCTCAACGTGCGGCAACGATTGTTGATGCTGTTCATCGGCATTGGTGGGTTGTGGTTCATCCCGTCGTTTAGTAATATCACCCGGTTGAGTCCATTCCTCGGAGCGCTCTGTGTGCTATCCGTTCTTTGGGTGGTGAACGAATTGTTCAACCATCGACTGATGAATGAAGAACAGATGATACAGCGCCGCACACCACGCGTGCTGCAATACGGAGTGCTGCAAATGATGCTCTTTGTGATGGGCATCATGCTGGCTGTCGGTGTTTTACAGGAAACAGGATTCTTGCAGCGGTTTACACTTTTGTTAGACCAGGGAGTGCAGAATGTGTGGATGTTGGGCGCAGTGAGCGCACTGGTGAGCACCATCTTAGACAACTTTGCTACAGGCATGGGTATGCTGTCGCTTCATGCAGTGGAAAATGTTCACGCATCAGCCACCCTGTCGGCATTCGCACAAGACGGAGAATATTGGAAAATAGTGGGATACACATCAGCCGTTGCTGGTAACATCTTGGCCATTGGCTCGATGAGTGGGTTAGCCTTGATCAAGGCTGAACGCATCCGTGTGGTCTGGTATTTGCGCAATATTGGATGGAAAGCATTGGTGGGAACCATGTTAGGCTATCTGGCTCTATATATCTTTGTATGA
- a CDS encoding F0F1 ATP synthase subunit delta, with translation MAIGVISVRYARALLKCAMEQNLEDQVYQEMLTLADQYNRVPELRSTIDNPMLEKDKKQALLQAACGKNLSELTEKFIQLVLQEGRENVIQMMATSYITLYRKQKNIISGRLITATTVTPEVEQKMKQMVQNKSQATVEFQTEVDPDIIGGFILEYDSYRMDASVQTKLNNILKELKK, from the coding sequence ATGGCTATAGGTGTAATATCAGTCAGATATGCGAGGGCGCTTTTAAAATGTGCGATGGAGCAGAACCTGGAAGATCAGGTTTATCAGGAGATGTTAACTCTTGCTGATCAATATAATCGTGTACCTGAACTGCGTTCTACAATTGACAATCCCATGCTTGAAAAGGACAAAAAGCAAGCACTTTTGCAAGCTGCTTGTGGGAAGAATCTGTCTGAATTGACAGAGAAATTTATCCAGCTGGTTCTACAAGAAGGCAGAGAGAATGTCATCCAGATGATGGCCACATCTTATATTACGCTCTATCGAAAACAGAAAAATATCATCAGTGGCCGATTGATTACTGCAACAACAGTCACGCCTGAGGTGGAGCAAAAAATGAAACAGATGGTTCAAAACAAGTCTCAGGCTACGGTTGAGTTCCAAACAGAAGTCGACCCAGACATCATAGGAGGCTTTATCCTTGAATATGATTCTTACCGTATGGATGCCAGCGTTCAAACAAAACTGAACAATATCCTGAAAGAGCTTAAGAAATAA
- the pfkA gene encoding 6-phosphofructokinase, with protein sequence MNNITTIGVLTSGGDAPGMNAAIRAVTRAGICNGFKIKGIYKGFDGLINDDIKDFTTENVSGIIMSGGTILKTARSLEFMTPEGRKKAYENVQKHQIGALIVIGGNGSLRGAMEFGKEYDVRCIGLPGTIDNDLYGTDSTIGYDTTLNTIVECVDRIRDTAQSHERIFFVEVMGRDAGFLAQNSAIASGAEAAIIPEDRTDVDQLGHFMERGIRKSKRSCIVIVSESPKCGALYYAERVRKEFPGYDVRVTILGHLQRGGRPSAHDRILASRTGVSAVEAIIQGQRNIMIGIKNNEIDYIPLVEAIRSDKPFDRKLIKVLDELSI encoded by the coding sequence ATGAATAATATAACAACAATAGGAGTTTTGACCTCTGGTGGAGATGCTCCGGGAATGAATGCAGCCATCCGTGCGGTAACGCGCGCGGGTATCTGTAATGGCTTTAAGATTAAAGGTATATACAAGGGATTTGATGGCCTGATCAACGATGATATCAAGGATTTTACGACCGAAAACGTGAGTGGTATCATCATGTCGGGTGGTACAATCTTGAAAACAGCACGATCTTTAGAGTTTATGACACCTGAAGGACGCAAGAAAGCTTATGAAAATGTGCAAAAACATCAGATAGGCGCACTAATCGTGATTGGTGGAAATGGTTCGTTGAGGGGTGCCATGGAGTTCGGCAAGGAATACGACGTACGTTGTATTGGCCTGCCCGGTACGATCGACAACGACTTGTATGGTACGGATTCCACCATCGGATATGACACAACCTTGAACACGATTGTCGAATGCGTAGACCGAATTAGGGACACGGCACAAAGTCATGAACGCATCTTCTTTGTAGAGGTGATGGGGCGTGATGCCGGTTTTTTGGCGCAAAACAGTGCCATCGCATCGGGTGCAGAAGCTGCCATCATACCCGAAGATAGAACAGACGTGGACCAATTGGGACACTTCATGGAGCGGGGTATACGTAAATCAAAACGCTCGTGCATCGTCATCGTGAGCGAAAGTCCTAAGTGTGGCGCGTTGTATTACGCTGAGCGTGTAAGAAAAGAGTTCCCTGGATATGATGTTCGCGTCACCATTTTAGGGCATCTTCAACGAGGAGGCCGCCCCTCCGCGCACGATAGAATCTTGGCAAGTCGAACAGGCGTGTCGGCCGTTGAGGCTATCATACAAGGACAACGCAACATCATGATAGGTATAAAAAACAACGAGATAGATTATATCCCGCTGGTAGAAGCCATTAGGAGTGATAAACCCTTTGACCGAAAACTCATCAAGGTGCTTGATGAACTGAGTATTTAG
- the atpD gene encoding F0F1 ATP synthase subunit beta: MSQITGRISQIIGPVIDVYFDTKGQDSDQVLPKIYDALSIKRQDGTELIIETQQHIGEDTVRCVAMDNTDGLQRGMEVIPTGSPITMPSGEQIKGRMMNVVGKAIDGMEALTKDNSYPIHREPPKFEDLSTHKEMLATGIKVIDLLEPYMKGGKIGLFGGAGVGKTVLIMELINNIAKGHNGYSVFAGVGERTREGNDLIRDMIESGVIKYGDKFRKAMDEGKWDLSLVDPEALKQSQATLVYGQMNEPPGARASVALSGLTVAEQFRDKGVAGQGEHADIMFFVDNIFRFTQAGSEVSALLGRMPSAVGYQPTLASEMGVMQERITSTKRGSITSVQAVYVPADDLTDPAPATTFTHLDATTELSRKITELGIYPAVDPLGSTSRILDPLIVGKEHYECAQRVKQILQRYQELQDIIAILGMDELSDDDKQIVNRARRVQRFLSQPFTVAEQFTGVKGVMVSIEDTIKGFNMILDGEVDDLPEQAFLNVGTIEDAIEKGKKLLAAAQG; encoded by the coding sequence ATGTCACAGATAACCGGACGTATTTCTCAGATTATTGGGCCAGTCATCGATGTTTATTTTGACACCAAAGGGCAAGATTCAGATCAGGTGCTCCCAAAAATCTATGATGCTTTAAGCATCAAACGCCAAGACGGAACGGAGCTAATCATCGAGACTCAACAACACATAGGTGAAGACACGGTTCGTTGTGTAGCCATGGATAATACCGATGGATTGCAACGTGGAATGGAAGTAATCCCTACAGGAAGTCCCATCACCATGCCCTCTGGAGAACAAATCAAGGGTAGAATGATGAATGTTGTAGGCAAGGCGATTGACGGAATGGAAGCGTTGACCAAGGATAATTCATATCCTATCCATAGAGAACCTCCAAAGTTTGAGGACTTGTCCACGCACAAAGAAATGCTGGCAACTGGCATCAAGGTGATTGACTTGCTGGAACCTTATATGAAAGGTGGAAAAATTGGATTGTTCGGTGGTGCCGGTGTAGGAAAGACGGTGTTGATTATGGAACTAATCAACAACATCGCCAAAGGTCACAACGGCTATTCGGTCTTCGCTGGCGTAGGAGAACGTACGCGTGAAGGCAACGACTTGATTCGGGACATGATAGAATCGGGGGTGATTAAATATGGTGATAAATTCCGCAAAGCCATGGATGAAGGCAAATGGGATTTGTCATTGGTCGATCCAGAGGCATTGAAACAATCACAGGCTACACTCGTGTATGGACAAATGAACGAGCCACCTGGGGCCCGTGCATCGGTTGCTTTGTCGGGTTTGACCGTTGCCGAGCAGTTTCGTGACAAGGGCGTTGCTGGTCAGGGTGAACATGCAGATATCATGTTCTTTGTTGACAACATCTTCCGATTCACGCAGGCAGGTTCTGAAGTATCTGCTTTGCTGGGTCGTATGCCATCGGCTGTAGGTTATCAACCTACCCTGGCATCTGAAATGGGCGTGATGCAAGAGCGCATTACATCAACCAAGAGGGGATCTATCACATCCGTTCAGGCTGTTTATGTGCCGGCAGATGACTTGACAGACCCTGCTCCTGCTACGACATTCACACACTTGGATGCTACGACCGAGTTGAGCCGTAAGATTACAGAGCTGGGTATTTATCCGGCTGTAGACCCCTTAGGATCTACCTCGCGTATCCTCGATCCATTGATTGTTGGCAAAGAACATTATGAGTGTGCGCAAAGAGTAAAACAAATTTTGCAACGCTATCAGGAATTACAAGACATCATTGCCATTCTTGGAATGGACGAGTTGTCTGATGATGATAAACAAATTGTGAACCGTGCGCGTCGCGTACAGCGTTTCTTGTCACAACCGTTTACGGTGGCCGAACAGTTTACTGGCGTGAAAGGTGTGATGGTTTCCATTGAAGACACCATTAAAGGATTTAATATGATTCTTGATGGTGAGGTTGATGACCTGCCTGAGCAGGCCTTCCTGAACGTGGGTACCATAGAGGATGCCATTGAGAAAGGTAAGAAATTGCTTGCGGCAGCACAGGGATAA
- the atpE gene encoding ATP synthase F0 subunit C — translation MLSLLLAADAVAKVGAAIGGGISVIGAGIGIGRIGGNAMDAMARQPEKIGDLRSSMIIAAALIEGAAFLSIIIALLSLFV, via the coding sequence ATGTTATCATTATTATTAGCAGCAGATGCTGTTGCAAAAGTAGGTGCCGCAATTGGCGGTGGTATATCTGTAATTGGCGCAGGTATCGGTATCGGACGTATTGGTGGTAATGCTATGGATGCCATGGCACGTCAGCCAGAGAAGATTGGTGACTTGCGTTCTTCCATGATTATTGCAGCCGCGTTGATTGAAGGTGCAGCATTCCTTTCGATTATCATTGCCCTGCTTTCATTGTTTGTGTAG
- a CDS encoding response regulator transcription factor: protein MEEKIKILLCEDDENLGMLLREYLQAKGYTATLCPDGEVGYREFLKDKFDICVLDVMMPKKDGFTLAQEIRQANADMPIIFLTAKVLKEDILEGFKIGADDYITKPFSMEELVLRVEAILRRVRGKKNKEATVYKIGKFVFDTQKQLLTIGDKQTKLTTKENELLSLLCSHANEILQRDFALKTIWIDDNYFNARSMDVYITKLRKHLKDDDQIEIINIHGKGYKLITPEED from the coding sequence ATGGAAGAGAAAATAAAAATTCTATTGTGTGAAGATGATGAGAATTTAGGAATGCTGCTTCGCGAGTATTTACAGGCTAAGGGTTATACCGCAACATTATGCCCAGACGGTGAGGTTGGCTATAGAGAGTTCTTGAAAGACAAGTTTGACATCTGCGTCCTGGACGTGATGATGCCTAAGAAAGACGGGTTCACGCTGGCCCAGGAAATACGCCAGGCCAACGCAGACATGCCCATCATCTTCCTCACAGCAAAAGTTTTGAAGGAAGATATCCTCGAGGGATTCAAGATTGGAGCCGATGATTACATCACCAAACCATTCTCCATGGAAGAACTTGTGTTGCGTGTTGAGGCCATCTTGCGCCGTGTACGAGGTAAGAAAAACAAGGAAGCCACAGTTTACAAAATCGGCAAGTTTGTGTTTGATACGCAGAAGCAGTTGCTCACCATCGGTGACAAGCAAACAAAGTTGACTACCAAGGAGAACGAGTTGCTGTCCTTGCTCTGCTCTCATGCGAACGAAATACTGCAGCGTGACTTTGCTTTGAAGACCATCTGGATAGACGACAACTATTTCAACGCTCGTTCGATGGACGTTTACATCACCAAGTTGCGCAAGCACTTGAAGGATGACGACCAGATTGAAATCATCAACATCCACGGCAAGGGCTATAAGCTCATCACGCCAGAGGAAGATTAA
- a CDS encoding sensor histidine kinase, with protein MKKRTIWVISTIMGLSFLVLLFLQLKYFQEMADMKKEQFDESVNRALNQASRNLEYNETWRYLQKDVNETERRAYIQDSIGTRSGKPDGTLQQSHQFSVTGKDGTMYSAFELKTITVKPSQMPKGMILQNDKNSLSEASKSLQEIVKNRYIYQKALLDEVVYSILYSASDKPLKERINFKLLDQDLKSELMNNGINIPYHFRVTTQDGREVYRCSDYSEKGEEYTYSQVLFRNDPASKMGVVKVHFPDMNSYIFSSVRFMMPAIVFTFILLVTFIFTIVVVFRQKRYTEIKNDFMNNMTHELKTPIASISLAAQMLNDKSLTKSESMINHLGGVIQEETKRLRFLVEKVLQMSMFDRKKTVFKKKELDLNEMVESIAHSFSLRVEHTGGRIYTDIGAVDSTIYVDEVHFQNAIFNLMDNAVKYGKPDQPLDIYMSTWNDDQHLYLSIRDTGLGIKKENLKKVFEKFYRVHTGNVHDVKGFGLGLAYVKQIVELHDGEIAVDSEYRKGTKFTIKLPVIKD; from the coding sequence ATGAAGAAGAGAACAATTTGGGTCATCTCGACAATCATGGGGCTTTCGTTCCTGGTGTTGCTTTTCCTGCAGTTGAAATACTTTCAGGAAATGGCCGACATGAAGAAGGAACAGTTTGACGAATCGGTCAACAGAGCCTTGAACCAGGCATCTCGCAACTTGGAATATAACGAGACGTGGCGCTACCTACAGAAGGATGTGAACGAGACAGAACGGAGAGCTTATATACAAGACTCGATTGGAACTCGTTCAGGAAAGCCCGACGGTACGTTGCAACAGTCCCACCAGTTCTCGGTGACGGGCAAGGATGGAACCATGTATTCGGCCTTTGAGCTGAAGACCATCACAGTGAAACCCTCACAGATGCCCAAGGGAATGATTCTGCAAAACGATAAAAACTCTCTGTCTGAGGCTTCAAAGTCGTTGCAGGAGATTGTCAAGAACCGGTACATCTACCAGAAAGCGTTGCTCGACGAAGTGGTTTACTCCATCTTGTACTCAGCTTCTGACAAGCCACTGAAAGAGCGAATCAACTTCAAATTGTTGGATCAAGACCTCAAGTCGGAACTGATGAACAATGGAATCAACATCCCATATCACTTTCGTGTGACGACACAGGATGGACGCGAGGTGTACAGATGTTCTGACTATTCAGAGAAAGGGGAGGAATATACTTATTCACAGGTGCTGTTCCGTAATGACCCCGCATCGAAAATGGGTGTGGTGAAGGTGCACTTCCCCGATATGAACAGCTACATCTTTTCTTCAGTAAGGTTCATGATGCCAGCTATTGTTTTCACCTTCATCCTGCTGGTGACGTTTATTTTCACCATTGTTGTGGTGTTCAGGCAGAAACGGTATACCGAGATTAAGAACGACTTCATGAACAACATGACCCACGAATTGAAGACACCAATCGCCAGTATTTCGTTGGCTGCGCAGATGTTGAATGACAAGAGCCTGACCAAGAGCGAGTCTATGATTAACCATCTTGGTGGGGTGATACAAGAAGAGACCAAGCGTCTGCGGTTTTTGGTGGAGAAGGTGTTGCAGATGTCCATGTTCGATCGTAAGAAAACCGTGTTCAAGAAGAAGGAATTGGACCTCAACGAGATGGTTGAGAGCATTGCCCATTCGTTCTCATTGCGTGTTGAACATACCGGAGGAAGGATATATACGGACATAGGTGCCGTTGACTCTACCATTTACGTTGATGAAGTGCACTTCCAAAACGCCATCTTCAACCTGATGGACAATGCCGTGAAGTACGGAAAACCCGACCAGCCGCTGGACATCTACATGTCTACTTGGAACGATGATCAGCATTTGTATCTGTCAATTCGCGACACGGGACTGGGCATCAAGAAAGAAAATTTGAAGAAAGTTTTCGAGAAGTTCTACCGCGTCCATACAGGGAATGTGCACGATGTGAAAGGATTTGGGCTGGGATTGGCTTATGTCAAGCAAATTGTGGAACTGCACGATGGTGAGATAGCCGTTGATAGTGAGTACAGAAAGGGGACTAAGTTTACAATCAAACTCCCCGTCATTAAAGATTAA
- the atpA gene encoding F0F1 ATP synthase subunit alpha, which produces MSDKIKPSEVSDVLLQQLSGVSSDNQFEETGTVLNVGDGVARVYGLQNAEANELLEFENGVIAIVMNLEEDNVGCILLGSSSAIKEGMVVKRTHRIASIRVNDNMLGRVINPLGEAIDGLGELDLTESFEMPLDRKAPGVIYRQPVKEPLQTGLKSVDSMIPIGRGQRELIIGDRQTGKTAIAVDTIINQKSFYDAGKPVYCIYVAIGQKASTVANLVQTLKERGALPYSIIVSATAADPAAMQYYAPFAGAAIGEYFRDRGESALVVYDDLSKQAVAYREISLILRRPSGREAYPGDVFYLHSRLLERAARINDQQEVAEQMNDLPECLKGHVKGGGSLTALPIIETQAGDVSAYIPTNVISITDGQIYLESNLFNQGFRPAVNVGISVSRVGGSAQIKSMKKVAGTLKIDQAQYRELEAFSKFSSDMDSVTAMTLDRGRKNNQLLIQPQYSPVPVGEQVAILYCGVHGLLHDVPIDEVRTCQDTFLEAMRTKHADVLKVLESGQLTDEAIQTIEQTMSEVTASYKVS; this is translated from the coding sequence ATGTCAGACAAAATAAAACCAAGCGAAGTGTCAGACGTACTACTTCAACAACTAAGTGGTGTCAGCTCGGACAATCAGTTTGAAGAAACTGGTACCGTACTTAACGTGGGGGATGGTGTGGCTCGCGTGTACGGTTTGCAGAATGCCGAAGCTAACGAGTTGCTCGAGTTTGAGAATGGTGTGATAGCCATTGTGATGAACTTGGAGGAAGATAACGTCGGTTGTATTCTTTTGGGGTCATCATCCGCCATCAAAGAGGGGATGGTTGTGAAACGTACCCATCGCATCGCATCCATCCGCGTGAATGACAACATGCTTGGACGTGTCATCAACCCTCTTGGTGAGGCTATTGACGGATTGGGCGAGCTCGATTTGACAGAATCGTTTGAAATGCCGCTGGATCGTAAAGCTCCGGGAGTGATTTACAGACAACCCGTGAAAGAACCGCTGCAGACAGGATTGAAATCTGTAGACTCGATGATTCCAATTGGTAGAGGACAACGTGAGTTGATTATTGGTGACCGTCAAACTGGTAAAACAGCTATTGCGGTTGACACTATTATCAACCAGAAGAGCTTTTATGATGCAGGCAAACCCGTTTACTGTATTTATGTAGCCATCGGCCAAAAAGCATCCACTGTTGCAAACCTTGTTCAGACATTAAAAGAACGTGGTGCTTTACCTTACTCCATCATCGTTTCTGCTACAGCCGCTGACCCAGCTGCCATGCAATACTATGCGCCGTTTGCAGGCGCTGCCATCGGTGAATATTTCCGCGATCGAGGGGAGTCAGCTCTTGTGGTATATGATGATTTATCTAAACAGGCCGTTGCTTACCGCGAGATTTCACTGATTCTACGTCGTCCTTCTGGGCGTGAAGCTTATCCGGGTGATGTGTTTTATCTACACTCTAGATTGTTGGAACGGGCTGCTCGTATCAATGACCAGCAAGAGGTAGCCGAGCAGATGAACGACTTGCCCGAGTGCCTGAAGGGTCATGTCAAAGGTGGTGGTTCATTGACAGCCTTGCCAATTATTGAAACCCAGGCAGGCGATGTGTCAGCCTATATTCCTACCAATGTTATCTCTATTACAGACGGACAGATTTACCTTGAGTCCAATCTCTTCAATCAAGGTTTTCGACCTGCTGTCAACGTGGGTATCTCCGTGTCACGTGTTGGTGGTAGTGCTCAGATCAAGAGTATGAAAAAAGTTGCCGGAACTTTGAAAATTGATCAAGCCCAGTATCGTGAGCTTGAAGCATTCTCCAAGTTCTCAAGTGATATGGATTCGGTAACAGCCATGACACTTGATCGAGGAAGAAAGAACAATCAGTTGTTGATACAACCACAATACAGTCCTGTTCCTGTGGGCGAGCAAGTTGCCATTCTATATTGTGGCGTACATGGCTTGCTGCATGATGTGCCAATTGATGAGGTTCGAACATGCCAAGATACCTTTTTGGAAGCCATGCGCACCAAACATGCTGATGTACTGAAGGTTCTTGAGTCAGGCCAATTAACAGACGAAGCCATCCAGACCATCGAGCAAACCATGAGCGAAGTGACAGCTTCTTACAAAGTTTCATAG
- the atpB gene encoding F0F1 ATP synthase subunit A: MKYIKHIFCLLTLFLVLSPAMAADQEKENIDLEEILMGHIKDSYEWHITDFMGKPIVLHLPIIVKSSTGWHVFCSNEFAHEPNEQGNRPGPYGLYIANNEVHENKICEMVNGEEVRPFDISITKTVVILFINAIILLLCILIPSRWCRNHKPSDPAPGGFTGLVHMFVMSVYDDVIKPTLGKEADKYAPYLLTCFFFILISNFMGVIPFPPGGGNLTGNITCTFFLALCTFLVTNLTGTKAYWKEIFWPDVPLWMKAPIPLMPFIEFFGILTKPLALMIRLFANMMAGHAIAISFACIIFIMFAINPVSGTLMTVVSVLMSIFMMLLELLVCYIQALVFTMLSAVFISLAHVKEHNASLE, from the coding sequence ATGAAATATATCAAACATATCTTCTGTCTATTGACCCTGTTTCTGGTTCTTTCTCCAGCGATGGCTGCTGACCAGGAAAAGGAAAATATTGACTTGGAGGAGATTTTGATGGGCCATATTAAAGACTCCTACGAGTGGCACATAACTGACTTTATGGGCAAGCCAATCGTGTTACATCTGCCGATTATCGTTAAAAGCTCGACAGGATGGCATGTCTTTTGCAGTAATGAATTTGCCCATGAACCCAATGAACAAGGTAACAGGCCAGGTCCTTATGGTTTGTATATTGCAAATAACGAAGTACACGAGAATAAGATTTGCGAGATGGTGAATGGAGAAGAGGTTCGTCCTTTCGACATATCAATCACCAAGACCGTTGTCATTCTGTTTATTAATGCCATTATCTTGCTTCTCTGTATACTGATTCCTTCCAGATGGTGTCGCAATCATAAACCAAGTGACCCAGCACCTGGAGGATTTACGGGGTTGGTTCACATGTTTGTCATGTCGGTATATGATGATGTAATTAAACCGACATTGGGTAAAGAAGCTGATAAGTATGCTCCATACTTGTTAACCTGTTTTTTCTTCATCCTCATCTCCAACTTCATGGGTGTCATACCTTTTCCGCCAGGAGGAGGTAACCTTACGGGGAATATCACCTGTACTTTCTTTTTGGCTCTATGCACCTTCTTGGTAACGAACTTAACAGGAACGAAGGCATATTGGAAAGAAATCTTCTGGCCAGACGTCCCTTTGTGGATGAAGGCACCGATTCCTTTGATGCCTTTTATCGAGTTCTTTGGAATCCTCACAAAGCCTCTGGCCTTGATGATTCGATTGTTTGCCAACATGATGGCTGGCCATGCCATTGCCATATCGTTTGCCTGCATCATCTTTATCATGTTTGCCATCAACCCAGTATCAGGTACTTTGATGACTGTTGTCAGCGTCCTGATGAGCATCTTCATGATGTTGCTGGAACTGTTGGTATGCTATATCCAAGCATTAGTGTTTACCATGTTGAGCGCAGTCTTTATCTCACTCGCTCATGTTAAGGAACACAATGCCTCCTTAGAGTAA